From the genome of Staphylococcus haemolyticus, one region includes:
- the cvfB gene encoding RNA-binding virulence regulatory protein CvfB, whose product MALDKDIVGSIEFLEVIGLEGSTYLLKGPNGEQVKLNQSEINDEDELETGEEYSFFIYPNRSGELFATQNMPDITKDKYDFAKVLKTDRDGARVDVGLPREVLIPWEDLPKVKSLWPQTGDYVLVTLRIDRENQMFARLASETIVEKMFTPVYDDEKQNELIKARPYRLLRIGSFLLSKEGYKIFVHESERKEEPRLGEEVEVRIIGHNDKGELNGSFLPLAHERLDDDGQVIFDLLVEYEGELPFWDKSSPEAIKEVFNMSKGSFKRAIGHLYKHKIINIETGKISLTKKGWSRVEDK is encoded by the coding sequence ATGGCATTAGATAAAGATATTGTTGGTTCAATTGAATTTTTAGAAGTCATTGGCTTAGAAGGTTCTACATACCTTTTAAAAGGTCCTAATGGTGAACAAGTAAAATTAAATCAATCAGAAATCAATGATGAAGATGAATTAGAAACAGGTGAAGAGTATAGTTTCTTCATATATCCAAATCGCTCAGGCGAATTATTTGCTACTCAAAACATGCCTGACATTACTAAAGATAAATATGATTTTGCAAAAGTGTTAAAAACAGACCGAGATGGTGCACGTGTAGATGTAGGTTTACCAAGAGAAGTGCTAATCCCATGGGAAGATTTACCGAAAGTAAAATCACTATGGCCACAAACTGGAGATTATGTACTAGTAACATTACGTATAGATAGAGAAAATCAAATGTTTGCTCGTCTTGCTAGTGAAACAATAGTAGAAAAAATGTTTACACCTGTATATGATGATGAAAAACAGAATGAACTTATTAAAGCTAGACCATATCGACTATTAAGAATTGGTAGTTTCTTATTATCGAAGGAAGGCTATAAAATCTTTGTGCATGAATCAGAGCGTAAAGAAGAACCCCGATTAGGTGAAGAAGTAGAAGTACGTATTATTGGTCATAATGATAAAGGTGAACTCAATGGTTCATTTTTACCTTTAGCTCATGAACGTCTTGATGATGATGGTCAAGTAATCTTTGATTTATTAGTAGAATATGAAGGTGAATTACCTTTTTGGGATAAATCAAGCCCAGAAGCAATTAAAGAGGTGTTCAATATGAGTAAAGGCTCTTTTAAACGCGCAATTGGTCATTTATATAAACATAAAATTATTAATATTGAAACAGGTAAGATTTCTTTAACCAAGAAGGGTTGGAGTCGAGTAGAAGATAAATAA
- a CDS encoding PstS family phosphate ABC transporter substrate-binding protein, translated as MKKWQLVGTTVLGASVLLGACGGGDSSGSGSGDGKDLKGEAKGEGSSTVAPIVEKLNEKWAKDHPNATISSGQAGTGAGFEKFIAGETDFSQASRPIKDEEKQKLEDKDIKYKEFKIAQDGVTVAVNKDNDFVKELSKDQLKKIYNGEAKTWKDVNSSWPDKKIKAFSPNSSHGTYDFFEEEVMDKEDIKAEKNGDTNVIVQSVEKNKEGIGYFGYNFYEQNKDKLKEVKIKDDKGKTTEPTKKTIKDGSYALSRPLFLYVKEKSLKDNDVMREFIKFTLEDKGKSAEDAGYVASPDKTYKDELKDLKKYDKKSDK; from the coding sequence ATGAAAAAATGGCAATTAGTTGGTACAACTGTTTTAGGCGCTTCAGTATTATTAGGCGCATGTGGCGGTGGAGATAGCAGTGGAAGTGGTTCTGGAGATGGCAAAGACCTTAAAGGTGAAGCCAAAGGTGAAGGTTCATCAACAGTAGCTCCAATCGTTGAAAAATTAAACGAAAAATGGGCTAAAGATCATCCAAACGCTACTATTTCATCTGGTCAAGCAGGTACTGGTGCTGGTTTTGAAAAATTCATCGCTGGCGAAACTGATTTCTCACAAGCTTCTAGACCTATTAAAGATGAAGAAAAACAAAAATTAGAAGACAAAGACATTAAATATAAAGAATTCAAAATTGCACAAGATGGTGTAACTGTTGCAGTTAACAAAGACAACGACTTTGTTAAAGAATTATCTAAAGATCAATTGAAAAAAATCTACAACGGCGAAGCTAAAACTTGGAAAGATGTAAATTCTAGCTGGCCTGATAAAAAAATCAAAGCTTTCTCTCCAAACTCAAGTCACGGTACTTATGATTTCTTTGAAGAAGAAGTAATGGATAAAGAAGATATCAAAGCTGAGAAAAACGGAGACACTAACGTAATTGTTCAATCAGTTGAGAAAAACAAAGAGGGTATCGGTTACTTCGGTTATAACTTCTACGAACAAAACAAAGATAAATTAAAAGAAGTTAAAATCAAAGACGACAAAGGTAAAACAACTGAACCAACTAAGAAAACAATCAAAGACGGTTCATATGCTTTAAGTAGACCATTATTCTTATATGTAAAAGAAAAATCATTAAAAGATAATGATGTTATGAGAGAATTCATCAAATTCACATTAGAAGACAAAGGTAAATCTGCTGAAGATGCTGGTTATGTAGCTTCTCCAGATAAAACTTACAAAGATGAACTTAAAGATTTAAAAAAATACGATAAAAAATCAGATAAATAA
- the pstC gene encoding phosphate ABC transporter permease subunit PstC translates to MASETNVRDLIAKNNAKKGGFSDKIVPIILGIIAAISILTTIGILFTLITETITFFTRVSIVEFLFTKDWNPTGSDPKYGIWALVIGTLKITVIATIVAVPIGLGAAIYLSEYASDKARRIIKPILEILAGIPTIVFGFFALTFVTPVLRTIIPALDSFNSVSPGIVVGIMIVPVITSMSEDAMASVPNKIREGAYGLGSTKFEVATKVVLPAAASGVVASIVLGISRAIGETMIVSLAAGSSPTASLNLTNSIQTMTGYIVEVATGDATFGSDMYYSIYAVGFTLFIFTLIMNLISYWISKRFREEY, encoded by the coding sequence ATGGCATCGGAAACTAATGTTAGAGACTTGATAGCTAAAAATAACGCTAAAAAGGGCGGTTTCAGTGATAAAATCGTACCTATTATTTTAGGAATTATAGCTGCAATCTCAATTTTAACTACAATCGGTATTCTTTTCACTTTGATAACTGAGACAATAACATTCTTCACACGCGTATCTATTGTTGAATTTTTATTCACTAAAGACTGGAACCCAACTGGTTCTGATCCTAAATATGGTATTTGGGCATTAGTTATTGGTACGTTGAAAATTACTGTTATCGCAACTATCGTCGCAGTTCCAATTGGATTAGGTGCTGCAATTTACTTAAGTGAATACGCAAGTGACAAAGCAAGACGTATTATTAAACCAATTCTTGAAATTTTAGCAGGTATTCCAACAATTGTATTTGGTTTCTTTGCTTTAACTTTTGTAACACCTGTATTAAGAACTATTATTCCAGCACTTGATAGTTTCAACTCAGTCAGTCCAGGAATTGTAGTAGGTATCATGATTGTTCCAGTAATTACAAGTATGAGTGAAGATGCAATGGCATCTGTTCCTAACAAAATTCGTGAGGGTGCTTATGGTTTAGGTTCAACAAAATTTGAAGTTGCTACTAAAGTAGTATTACCAGCCGCAGCTTCAGGTGTTGTAGCTTCAATTGTATTAGGTATTTCAAGAGCTATCGGTGAAACTATGATTGTTTCATTAGCTGCAGGTAGTTCACCAACAGCTTCATTAAACTTAACGAATTCAATTCAAACTATGACTGGTTATATTGTTGAAGTTGCAACTGGAGATGCTACATTCGGTTCTGATATGTACTATAGTATTTATGCAGTAGGTTTCACATTATTTATTTTCACATTAATAATGAACTTAATTTCTTATTGGATTTCGAAACGCTTCAGAGAGGAGTATTAA
- the pstA gene encoding phosphate ABC transporter permease PstA — translation MTATTNPKAKTLIDQNKVEKNISSRGKTNKLNKWLFFTCIVIALLVLAALLIQTFVKGVGYLTPDFFTNFSSSTPSQAGIKGALAGTIWLMISIIPISIVLGVGTAIYLEEYAKDNFFTSFVKISISNLAGVPSIVFGLLGLTLFVRGGGIQALALGNSVIAAALTMSLLILPIIIVSSQEAIRAVPNSVREASYGLGANKWQTIRRVVLPAALPGILTGFILSLSRALGETAPLILIGIPTILLATPTSIMSMFTALPTQIYTWAKMPQAEFQNVASAAIIILLVILLLMNAVAIFLRNKFSRKY, via the coding sequence ATGACAGCTACTACAAATCCTAAAGCTAAAACACTAATTGACCAAAACAAAGTAGAAAAAAACATCTCAAGTCGTGGTAAAACAAATAAATTAAATAAATGGTTATTCTTTACATGTATTGTAATAGCTTTATTAGTACTTGCAGCATTATTGATACAAACATTTGTTAAAGGTGTTGGCTATCTTACACCAGATTTCTTTACAAATTTCTCTTCTTCTACACCTTCACAAGCAGGTATTAAAGGTGCGTTAGCAGGGACAATTTGGTTAATGATAAGTATTATTCCAATCTCTATCGTTCTTGGTGTAGGTACAGCGATTTATTTAGAAGAATACGCTAAAGACAATTTCTTTACTAGTTTCGTTAAAATTAGTATTTCTAACTTAGCTGGTGTACCTTCTATCGTATTCGGTTTACTTGGATTAACATTATTCGTTCGTGGTGGCGGTATTCAAGCATTAGCATTAGGAAATAGTGTTATTGCTGCCGCGTTAACAATGTCATTGTTAATTCTACCGATCATTATCGTATCAAGTCAGGAGGCAATCAGAGCAGTTCCTAATTCTGTTCGCGAAGCTTCTTATGGCTTAGGTGCAAATAAATGGCAAACTATTCGTCGTGTCGTATTACCGGCTGCTTTACCTGGTATTTTGACTGGATTCATCTTATCACTATCTCGTGCATTGGGTGAAACAGCACCATTAATCTTAATTGGTATACCAACTATTCTATTAGCAACACCAACAAGCATTATGTCTATGTTCACAGCATTACCAACTCAAATTTACACTTGGGCTAAAATGCCTCAAGCTGAATTCCAAAATGTTGCATCAGCAGCAATTATTATATTACTTGTAATCTTATTACTAATGAACGCAGTAGCCATTTTCTTACGTAATAAGTTCTCTAGAAAATATTAA
- the pstB gene encoding phosphate ABC transporter ATP-binding protein PstB yields the protein MANTNVKEKELAKHTDQSQESISTVVSSNEVKHNKESDSNKKVVYSTQNLDLWYGDTHALQNINLDILENNVTAIIGPSGCGKSTYIKTLNRMVELVPSVKTAGKILYRDQNIFDENYSKEKLRTNVGMVFQQPNPFPKSIYDNITYGPKTHGIKDKKLLDEIVEKSLRGAAIWDELKDRLHTNAYGLSGGQQQRVCIARCLAIEPDVILMDEPTSALDPISTLRVEELVQELKENYSIIMVTHNMQQAARVSDKTAFFLNGYVNEYDDTDKIFSNPSDKQTEDYISGRFG from the coding sequence ATGGCAAATACAAATGTTAAAGAAAAAGAGTTAGCAAAACATACTGATCAATCTCAAGAATCAATTTCAACAGTAGTTTCATCAAATGAAGTTAAGCACAATAAAGAATCAGATAGTAATAAAAAAGTAGTTTATTCAACACAAAACTTAGATTTATGGTACGGAGATACACATGCGCTACAAAACATTAATTTAGATATTTTAGAAAATAATGTTACTGCTATTATTGGACCATCTGGTTGTGGTAAATCAACTTATATTAAAACATTAAACCGTATGGTAGAATTAGTACCTTCAGTAAAAACTGCTGGTAAAATTTTATACCGTGACCAAAATATTTTCGATGAAAACTATTCTAAAGAAAAATTAAGAACAAATGTAGGTATGGTATTCCAACAACCAAACCCATTCCCAAAATCAATTTACGATAATATCACTTATGGTCCTAAAACACACGGTATTAAAGATAAAAAATTATTAGATGAAATCGTAGAAAAATCATTACGTGGCGCTGCAATTTGGGATGAATTAAAAGATAGATTACACACAAACGCATACGGTTTATCTGGTGGGCAACAACAACGTGTTTGTATTGCTAGATGTTTAGCTATTGAACCAGATGTTATTTTAATGGACGAACCTACATCAGCATTGGACCCAATCTCTACATTAAGAGTTGAAGAACTTGTTCAGGAATTAAAAGAAAATTACTCTATTATTATGGTTACACACAACATGCAACAAGCTGCACGTGTATCTGATAAAACTGCATTCTTCCTTAATGGTTATGTTAACGAATACGACGACACTGATAAAATCTTCTCTAATCCTTCTGATAAACAAACAGAAGACTACATCTCAGGACGTTTTGGTTAA
- the phoU gene encoding phosphate signaling complex protein PhoU has translation MTIIRHKYEGQLGELIKDIRHLGLRVYFNLEHALVSLSEDDKNYARQVIENDKDINNLDYDINEKVIMLITKQQPIATDLRMMMAALKISTDFERMGDNAAHIAHIRLRVKITDHYVLTRLKTMGKLAMLMLQDLNTATKQEDITLIKEIIERDKDIDDLYANIVNTTYLIDNDPFVAGQAHLAARNLERVGDHVRNIAESVYYFYTGEHYEK, from the coding sequence ATGACCATTATTAGACATAAATACGAAGGTCAATTAGGTGAATTAATTAAAGATATCCGTCACCTTGGTCTTCGTGTTTATTTTAATCTCGAACATGCATTAGTGTCGTTAAGTGAAGATGATAAAAATTATGCAAGACAAGTCATTGAGAATGATAAAGATATCAATAATTTAGATTATGATATCAATGAAAAAGTAATTATGTTAATCACAAAACAACAGCCGATTGCTACGGATTTAAGAATGATGATGGCGGCTTTAAAAATTTCCACAGACTTTGAACGTATGGGTGATAACGCAGCACACATAGCTCATATTCGTCTTCGAGTAAAGATTACAGATCATTATGTATTAACTCGATTAAAAACGATGGGGAAATTAGCAATGCTAATGTTGCAAGATCTTAATACAGCTACGAAACAAGAGGATATAACGTTAATCAAAGAAATTATTGAGCGTGATAAAGATATTGATGATCTTTATGCAAATATAGTTAACACAACATATTTAATAGATAATGACCCTTTTGTAGCTGGCCAAGCACATTTAGCTGCAAGAAATCTTGAAAGAGTCGGAGACCATGTTAGAAATATTGCAGAGAGCGTTTATTATTTCTATACTGGTGAACATTATGAAAAATAA
- the pepF gene encoding oligoendopeptidase F, whose amino-acid sequence MTSGLPFRKDVPELEKWNLNDLFNSDEQFYDTLDNVLNQSKSFNQQYKGKISDAKMIKKVLSEFENILIQLDRLGNYAELRLSVDTANTDAQTLSAKLSTNYGKISSQLSFVESEILMLPEEVIKQAIEESDVPHYLEKLIESKPYQLSPEVEQVMASLSPTFQSAYELYGTTKMLDIAFESFEHNNVTYPMDYATFENEYEDNANPEFRQKSFKSFSDALKKYQHTTAATYNQHVQQEKIEADLRGYDSVIDYLLHDQEVTREMYDRQIDVIMSDLAPVMQKYAKLLQRIHGLDKMRFEDLKVSVDPSYEPEISIEDSKQYIHGALNVLGEDYIQMVEQAYSDRWIDFAQNKGKDTGAYCASPYYTHSYVFISWTGKMTETFVLAHELGHAGHFTLAQQHQNLLDSEASMYFVEAPSTMNEMLMANYLFSNSEDPKFKRWVIGSILSRTYYHNMVTHLLEAAYQREVYRKVDNGESLTGPVLNNIMRDVYEQFFGDAVELTDGTELTWMRQPHYYMGLYSYTYSAGLTIGTVVSQKIKQEGQPAVDAWLETLKAGGSQSPIELAKIAGVDITTDAPLKATIKYISDLVNEAEQLTNEIEQQD is encoded by the coding sequence ATGACGTCAGGTTTACCATTTAGAAAAGATGTTCCAGAACTAGAAAAATGGAATTTAAATGATTTGTTTAATAGTGATGAACAATTTTATGACACTTTAGATAATGTACTAAATCAATCGAAGTCATTTAATCAACAATATAAAGGGAAAATTTCAGATGCTAAGATGATAAAAAAAGTATTATCAGAATTTGAAAATATTCTTATTCAACTTGATCGTCTTGGTAATTATGCGGAACTAAGACTAAGCGTTGATACTGCTAATACTGATGCACAAACATTAAGCGCAAAGTTATCGACAAATTATGGTAAGATTTCAAGTCAGTTATCCTTTGTAGAATCTGAAATATTAATGTTACCTGAAGAGGTTATTAAACAAGCAATAGAAGAATCTGATGTGCCTCACTACTTAGAGAAATTAATTGAAAGTAAGCCATATCAATTGTCACCTGAAGTGGAACAAGTAATGGCGAGTTTATCGCCTACTTTTCAAAGTGCTTATGAATTATATGGCACAACGAAAATGCTTGATATTGCCTTCGAATCATTTGAACATAACAATGTGACATACCCTATGGATTACGCAACATTTGAAAATGAATACGAGGATAATGCTAATCCAGAATTTAGACAAAAAAGTTTTAAAAGCTTTAGTGATGCTCTGAAAAAATATCAACATACTACTGCTGCAACTTACAATCAACATGTGCAACAAGAAAAAATTGAGGCTGATTTAAGAGGATATGATTCTGTCATAGACTATTTATTACATGATCAAGAAGTTACACGAGAAATGTATGACAGACAAATCGACGTAATTATGAGTGATTTAGCACCTGTAATGCAAAAATATGCTAAATTATTACAACGTATACACGGTTTAGATAAAATGCGCTTTGAGGATTTAAAGGTTTCTGTTGATCCAAGCTATGAACCTGAAATATCAATCGAAGATTCTAAACAATATATTCATGGTGCTTTAAATGTACTGGGTGAAGATTATATACAAATGGTTGAGCAAGCATATAGTGATCGTTGGATAGATTTTGCACAAAATAAAGGAAAAGACACAGGTGCTTACTGTGCTAGCCCTTATTATACACATTCATATGTATTTATTTCATGGACTGGAAAGATGACTGAAACGTTTGTACTAGCACACGAATTGGGACATGCAGGTCATTTTACATTGGCACAACAACATCAAAATTTATTAGATTCTGAAGCTTCAATGTACTTTGTTGAAGCACCATCTACAATGAATGAAATGTTAATGGCAAATTATCTATTCAGTAACAGTGAAGATCCTAAATTTAAACGTTGGGTAATTGGATCTATTTTATCACGCACATATTATCATAATATGGTAACTCACTTGCTAGAAGCTGCTTACCAACGTGAAGTATATCGCAAAGTTGATAATGGTGAGTCACTTACAGGACCCGTGCTTAATAACATTATGAGAGACGTTTATGAACAATTCTTTGGCGATGCTGTTGAATTAACAGATGGAACTGAATTAACATGGATGCGTCAACCACATTATTATATGGGATTATACTCTTACACTTACTCTGCTGGATTAACAATTGGTACAGTTGTTTCACAAAAAATTAAACAAGAAGGACAACCAGCTGTAGATGCATGGCTTGAAACTTTAAAAGCAGGTGGAAGTCAATCTCCTATTGAATTAGCAAAAATTGCAGGTGTTGATATCACTACAGATGCACCACTTAAAGCTACTATTAAATATATCTCTGATTTAGTTAATGAAGCGGAACAATTAACAAATGAAATTGAGCAACAAGACTAA
- a CDS encoding membrane protein: protein MTIFDMPNYLWITIVAMIILTVFCALVLKKWFVSAVITFVALAVLAFFIPNFYDISFQPLLGYAAFLAIISLIISFLLWYFTRNWRRERKKKQLEKEIRKYEDDDETIRRLRR, encoded by the coding sequence ATGACTATTTTTGATATGCCGAACTATTTATGGATTACAATAGTTGCAATGATAATTTTAACTGTCTTCTGTGCTTTAGTACTTAAGAAATGGTTTGTATCCGCAGTAATTACATTTGTTGCGTTAGCTGTCTTAGCATTTTTTATTCCTAATTTTTATGACATCTCATTTCAACCATTACTAGGATATGCTGCTTTTCTAGCCATTATCAGTTTAATTATCAGCTTTTTATTATGGTATTTCACTAGAAATTGGCGTCGCGAACGTAAAAAGAAACAACTAGAAAAAGAAATTCGTAAATATGAAGATGATGACGAAACAATACGTCGTCTTAGAAGATAA
- a CDS encoding siderophore ABC transporter substrate-binding protein, translated as MKNSFKFIAILFTIIVLLSACGKNSTSESSSSSKDTITVENTYEFKDKNNTHTKGEMKTEKVKVPVNPDRVAVLDYGALDIMKQMGLEDKIVAIAKGKGAAFLPSSLSEFKKDKYTNLGNPGQPNYDNLANAKPEVIFTSFRQAHTKTLDEIKKAAPNAKILFVSPNNDHYIDSIKDNTTLFGKIFKQQNKAKMLNEKLNKKVAETKKVINNDTVLFLNVDDKGVKAFGPTGRFGGFLNRDLGIKHADTAMKANSAGNSITYEYLNKVNPDKLFVIDRTQKGNDKSLPSALNNDVIKNLKAIKNDQVYQFESNAWYFSEGGIETTIEQLDKIEKAFKK; from the coding sequence ATGAAAAATTCATTTAAATTTATAGCTATACTTTTCACTATAATCGTATTATTATCTGCGTGCGGTAAGAATTCAACTTCTGAATCGTCGTCATCTTCAAAGGATACGATTACAGTTGAGAATACATACGAGTTTAAAGATAAGAATAATACACATACTAAAGGAGAAATGAAAACTGAGAAAGTTAAGGTTCCAGTTAATCCAGATAGAGTGGCTGTATTAGATTATGGTGCATTAGATATTATGAAACAGATGGGATTGGAAGATAAAATTGTGGCAATTGCGAAAGGTAAAGGTGCTGCTTTCTTACCCTCTTCCCTTTCAGAATTTAAAAAAGATAAATATACTAATTTAGGTAACCCTGGACAACCTAATTATGATAATTTAGCTAATGCTAAACCGGAAGTTATCTTCACATCATTTAGACAAGCTCATACTAAAACGCTAGATGAAATAAAAAAAGCTGCCCCTAACGCTAAAATATTATTTGTAAGTCCTAATAATGATCATTATATTGATTCTATTAAAGATAATACGACCTTGTTTGGGAAAATATTCAAACAACAAAACAAGGCTAAAATGCTAAATGAGAAACTCAATAAAAAAGTTGCTGAAACTAAAAAAGTTATTAATAACGATACGGTCTTGTTTTTAAATGTGGATGATAAAGGTGTTAAAGCATTTGGACCTACTGGTCGTTTCGGTGGATTCTTAAATAGAGATTTAGGAATAAAACATGCTGACACTGCCATGAAAGCCAATTCTGCTGGTAATTCTATTACTTATGAGTATTTAAACAAAGTAAACCCAGATAAACTATTTGTAATTGATCGTACTCAAAAAGGAAATGATAAGTCGTTACCTTCTGCATTAAATAACGACGTTATAAAAAATTTAAAAGCTATTAAGAACGATCAAGTTTATCAATTTGAATCTAACGCATGGTATTTTTCTGAGGGTGGAATTGAAACTACCATTGAACAATTAGACAAAATTGAAAAAGCTTTTAAAAAATAA
- a CDS encoding HAD-IIB family hydrolase: protein MNIILDIDGTICFDGQQINQDIIDRLISLHNIGHRIIFASARPIRDLLPVLPSQFHRFTLIGGNGSIVSDNNEIQTLATIQPESFNVIKHVINQYDLNYIVDDKWNYAARVDATNTIYQRLDPHRLAQKLTINDITSPIKTILLNIDEKDFDEVVTYLATNAPSLSLINHSNELNIDITAKYINKFTAIEHILGKYPTYVAFGNDHNDIEMLQHAKVGYFVNNESMDVSILKNNKNIRCINANTEALCLSLDELSKDY, encoded by the coding sequence ATGAATATCATATTAGATATTGACGGTACGATATGTTTTGATGGACAACAAATTAATCAAGATATTATCGACCGTTTGATTAGTTTACATAATATAGGTCATAGAATTATTTTTGCTTCAGCAAGACCGATACGAGACTTATTGCCTGTTTTACCTTCACAATTTCATAGATTTACGCTAATCGGTGGTAATGGTTCAATCGTTTCTGATAATAATGAGATACAGACACTTGCAACTATTCAGCCTGAATCATTTAATGTTATAAAACATGTCATTAATCAATATGACTTGAATTACATTGTTGATGATAAATGGAATTATGCAGCACGTGTTGATGCTACAAATACAATTTATCAACGCCTAGATCCTCATCGATTAGCACAAAAATTAACCATTAATGACATTACTTCACCTATTAAGACGATTTTATTGAACATAGATGAAAAAGACTTTGACGAAGTTGTAACATATCTGGCTACCAATGCACCTAGTCTTTCACTAATTAATCATTCAAATGAACTTAATATTGATATTACAGCTAAATATATTAATAAATTTACTGCTATTGAGCATATACTCGGTAAATATCCTACATATGTTGCATTCGGTAACGATCATAATGATATTGAAATGTTGCAACATGCTAAAGTTGGTTATTTTGTAAATAATGAATCAATGGATGTTTCTATTTTAAAAAATAATAAAAATATCCGTTGTATTAATGCGAATACGGAAGCGCTATGTTTATCTTTAGATGAATTAAGCAAAGATTACTAA
- a CDS encoding aminoacyltransferase has product MKFTELTVKEFENFVQNPSLESHYFQMKENIQTRENDGFEVVLLGVKDESNKVLAASLFSKIPTMGSYVYYSNRGPVMDYSDLGLVDFYLRELEKYLHQHQCLYVKIDPYWIYQIYDKDINPLEDREKNDAIINLFKSHGYEHHGFTTEYDTSSQARWMGVSYLKGETPASLRKQFDSQRKRNINKAINYGVKVRFLGRDEFHIFLDLYRETEARTGFVSKTDEYFYNFFDTYGDKVLVPLAYIDLDEYIKSLQDALNDKENRRDQMMAKENKNDKQLRKIAELDKQIEHDKKELLQASELRQTDGQILNLASGIFFANSYEVNYFSGGSSEKYNNYMGPYMMHWHMMNYCFEHGYDRYNFYGLSGDFTENSEDYGVYRFKRGFNVYIEELIGDFYKPINKVKYWLFNTLNTIRKKVKK; this is encoded by the coding sequence ATGAAATTTACAGAGTTAACAGTTAAAGAATTCGAAAACTTTGTACAAAACCCATCATTAGAAAGCCATTACTTCCAAATGAAAGAGAATATTCAAACACGTGAAAATGATGGCTTTGAAGTAGTGTTACTAGGTGTAAAAGATGAAAGCAATAAAGTATTAGCTGCTAGTCTTTTCTCTAAAATACCGACCATGGGAAGTTATGTATATTACTCAAATCGAGGCCCAGTAATGGACTATTCTGATTTAGGCTTAGTTGATTTTTACTTACGCGAATTAGAAAAGTATTTACATCAACACCAATGTTTATACGTTAAAATTGATCCATACTGGATTTATCAAATTTATGATAAAGATATTAATCCACTTGAAGATAGAGAGAAAAATGATGCTATAATTAATTTGTTTAAATCACATGGATATGAACACCATGGATTTACTACTGAATATGACACATCAAGTCAAGCAAGATGGATGGGTGTTAGCTATCTAAAAGGGGAAACACCTGCTTCATTAAGAAAACAATTTGATAGCCAACGTAAAAGAAATATTAATAAAGCGATAAACTATGGGGTGAAAGTAAGATTCCTTGGTAGAGATGAGTTTCATATATTCTTAGACTTATACCGTGAAACAGAAGCAAGAACAGGTTTCGTATCAAAAACAGACGAATATTTCTATAACTTCTTTGATACTTATGGAGATAAAGTGCTTGTTCCACTTGCGTACATTGATTTAGATGAATACATAAAATCATTGCAAGACGCTTTAAATGATAAAGAAAACCGTCGTGATCAAATGATGGCAAAAGAAAACAAAAATGATAAACAACTTAGAAAAATTGCAGAATTAGATAAGCAAATTGAACACGATAAAAAAGAACTCTTACAAGCAAGCGAATTACGTCAGACAGATGGCCAAATCTTGAATTTGGCATCAGGAATTTTCTTTGCAAATTCATATGAAGTGAATTACTTCTCTGGAGGTTCATCTGAAAAATATAATAATTATATGGGACCATATATGATGCATTGGCATATGATGAACTATTGCTTCGAACACGGATATGATCGATATAATTTTTATGGTTTATCTGGTGATTTTACAGAGAACAGTGAAGATTATGGTGTTTATCGCTTTAAAAGAGGATTTAATGTTTACATTGAAGAGCTAATCGGGGACTTCTATAAACCTATAAATAAGGTTAAATATTGGTTGTTTAATACACTTAATACAATTCGCAAAAAAGTAAAAAAATAA